From one Dermacentor silvarum isolate Dsil-2018 chromosome 3, BIME_Dsil_1.4, whole genome shotgun sequence genomic stretch:
- the LOC125943825 gene encoding uncharacterized protein LOC125943825 yields the protein MFATGVFCTSGLFYVYFMEMFCVSREAASWPASVMGVTLTCSGLVVSLLQCFLSIFQISLLGSILLWTSLMLSAFAPNMQVMTSLFGALHGLGIGFIENTMAVTIATSFLEQQSFAMGLKDCGRTLAVLVFPTIVSSLNSVYGVRSTLALCGALLTHVTLLVLVLRLCPIMGRPKFGRTNKSTCAITPTPVESRLHYKKSFHEKTNTIKVATIDYMSCKNFEEASTRRDNNVVLLGTAKRIPCSEIDIDADKKAARGAAPSSSSTASKGSSKTPVEQLRARGSTASPTSQAHECVTGFAKIYPPQTASTPLQNNESSSLTSNVERAARDEDEKAQLQSASNTRLFLLLTEPRFYVLVFQNTVMNYSAIILRAITVDYARDKGVPLAHAELVGTYCAATDLLLGHIALPFLADRGFVNRTLLASITFALLSAAMFVLSVSQGLASFIGLFVPMSFLISATSSFSPVLITGYLGPCRVPLTYGASGLVTGPLLLATPLITGFFRDTMGSYDNLLRLIGGLAAISAILILLLRITGKKS from the exons GTCTCGTTGTTTCGTTGCTCCAGTGCTTCCTGAGCATTTTCCAAATTTCCCTACTTGGCAGCATTCTTCTCTGGACAAGTCTCATGCTGTCAGCATTTGCGCCTAACATGCAGGTCATGACTTCACTTTTTGGAGCTCTTCATG GCTTGGGAATCGGCTTCATAGAAAATACGATGGCGGTGACTATAGCGACCTCGTTCCTGGAGCAACAGTCTTTCGCAATGGGTTTGAAAGATTGCGGGCGCACCTTGGCTGTTCTTGTTTTCCCTACTATTGTATCCAGTTTAAATTCAGTATACGGCGTCCGCAGCACGCTTGCACTTTGTGGAGCGCTTCTCACACACGTAACATTACTAGTGCTAGTGCTACGGCTGTGTCCGATTATGGGACGTCCGAAATTTGGCCGAACTAACAAAAGTACGTGCGCCATCACACCTACGCCAGTAGAAAGTAGGCTCCATTACAAGAAATCATTCCATGAGAAGACCAACACAATAAAGGTGGCAACTATCGATTATATGTCCTGCAAAAACTTTGAGGAAGCATCCACACGCCGGGACAATAACGTTGTGCTGCTTGGAACGGCTAAGCGAATTCCATGTAGCGAAATAGACATAGACGCAGACAAGAAAGCTGCTCGCGGCGCCGCACCATCATCATCAAGCACTGCCTCCAAAGGCAGCAGCAAAACTCCTGTAGAGCAACTTCGTGCGCGTGGAAGTACTGCCTCCCCGACCTCACAAGCACATGAGTGCGTGACAGGTTTTGCAAAAATTTACCCGCCGCAAACTGCGAGTACGCCTCTGCAGAATAATGAAAGTTCTTCATTGACAAGCAACGTTGAAAGAGCAGCCCGTGATGAGGACGAAAAGGCTCAGTTGCAGTCAGCAAGCAACACCAGACTGTTCCTTTTACTTACTGAACCAAGGTTTTACGTACTCGTGTTCCAAAATACAGTGATGAACTACTCGGCAATTATACTTCGAGCGATAACAGTAGACTATGCAAGGGACAAGGGGGTACCCTTGGCTCATGCCGAGTTGGTGGGCACATATTGCGCGGCCACCGATCTGCTTCTAGGCCACATAGCGTTGCCCTTCCTGGCCGACCGCGGATTTGTGAACCGAACCTTGCTTGCGTCTATAACGTTTGCTCTTCTCTCGGCAGCAATGTTTGTGCTAAGCGTTTCGCAAGGATTAGCATCTTTCATTGGCTTATTTGTACCAATGTCCTTCCTCATTTCGGCGACGTCGTCATTCTCGCCTGTGTTGATCACCGGTTATCTTGGCCCTTGTCGGGTTCCCCTAACCTATGGCGCCTCAGGGCTTGTGACAGGCCCTCTGCTCTTGGCGACACCCCTAATAACTG GCTTTTTCAGGGACACCATGGGTTCGTACGACAACCTCCTGCGCCTAATTGGAGGGTTGGCTGCCATCTCCGCTATATTGATTCTGCTTCTTAGGATAACAGGAAAAAAGTCCTGA